The Yoonia sp. SS1-5 genome contains a region encoding:
- a CDS encoding polyhydroxybutyrate depolymerase, whose protein sequence is MMIRAFLIWLSLLTTAAFAQDTNPRSILPGNPCHGQTPCALDGRTYHVKEPDGWDGVSPLPVMLHFHGWARTGAVPVYHGRISGATRRRGVLLLAPTGINKTWDFWTGRSGDVDFAAAVLEDAATRYPIDRSRIYVSGYSFGSAMAWRYVCENGDGVAALIAVAGTLDQREDCAQGPGEVRHVHGLRDNVMDFPFGPDGDQRYPVALWRQQFGCGASGQVSEWSVTAQDAFTRHAWERCTTGKRVVLDLHARGHFIPRGWIGRQLDELLDRAPRYP, encoded by the coding sequence ATGATGATACGTGCTTTTCTGATCTGGCTCAGCCTTCTGACCACCGCCGCCTTTGCCCAGGACACCAATCCAAGGTCCATCCTGCCCGGAAATCCGTGCCATGGGCAGACCCCTTGCGCACTGGACGGGCGAACCTATCACGTCAAGGAACCCGATGGCTGGGACGGGGTATCGCCGCTGCCTGTGATGCTGCACTTTCATGGATGGGCGCGCACTGGCGCTGTCCCGGTCTATCATGGCCGCATTTCAGGGGCGACGCGCCGGCGGGGTGTTTTGTTGCTCGCTCCAACCGGGATCAACAAAACCTGGGATTTCTGGACAGGCCGCAGTGGCGACGTCGATTTTGCAGCCGCCGTGTTAGAGGATGCAGCCACCCGCTATCCGATCGACCGCAGCCGCATCTATGTGTCTGGATACTCTTTCGGTTCCGCCATGGCCTGGCGATATGTTTGTGAAAACGGCGATGGTGTTGCGGCCTTGATCGCCGTTGCGGGCACGCTGGATCAACGCGAGGATTGCGCGCAGGGGCCGGGCGAGGTGCGCCATGTGCATGGCCTGCGCGATAATGTGATGGATTTCCCCTTTGGCCCCGATGGCGACCAGCGCTATCCGGTGGCGCTGTGGCGGCAGCAATTTGGATGCGGTGCCAGTGGCCAGGTCAGTGAATGGTCCGTCACTGCGCAGGATGCCTTTACCCGCCACGCCTGGGAACGCTGTACCACCGGCAAACGGGTGGTGCTGGATCTGCATGCAAGGGGCCACTTCATCCCGCGCGGCTGGATCGGGCGGCAACTGGATGAATTGCTGGACCGTGCGCCCCGCTATCCGTAG
- a CDS encoding YtoQ family protein — MTLKIYLSGEIHTDWRDQITAAAAGLDVQFSAPVTDHAASDDCGVAIMGEEPDKFWHDHKGAKLNAIRTRHGIETADIVVVRFGDKYKQWNAAFDAGFAAALGKSLIVMHGPDHQHPLKEVDAAALAVVETPAQVVDILKYVLDGKLP, encoded by the coding sequence ATGACACTTAAGATTTATCTTTCAGGCGAAATCCATACGGATTGGCGCGATCAGATCACCGCGGCCGCCGCCGGGCTGGATGTGCAGTTCAGCGCGCCAGTGACGGATCATGCCGCATCGGATGATTGCGGCGTGGCCATTATGGGCGAAGAGCCTGACAAGTTCTGGCATGATCACAAGGGCGCAAAGCTGAATGCGATCCGGACCCGACACGGCATCGAGACGGCAGATATCGTTGTTGTGCGCTTTGGCGACAAATACAAACAATGGAATGCGGCGTTTGATGCGGGCTTTGCAGCTGCCCTTGGTAAATCACTGATCGTGATGCATGGCCCTGATCACCAGCACCCCCTCAAGGAAGTGGACGCCGCCGCGCTGGCCGTGGTGGAAACCCCGGCACAGGTGGTCGACATCCTCAAATATGTTCTGGATGGAAAGCTGCCATAG
- a CDS encoding LysR family transcriptional regulator, which yields MDKPFDWNRMRAFLASAEAGSLSAGAKSIGSTQPTLSRQIAALEEELDVMLFERVGRGLQLTLAGQTMLTHVREMGAAADKVALAAIGQSTTIEGAVRITAINLLSVTYLPAALAKIRAAAPRLRIDVIATNDIRDLMRREADIAIRHVRPDQPDLVARLLREAQASLYASEGYVQAHGLPQTPADLANHDFVAFGDPTELLGYLTDLGLPITLDNLMIGSEDGLVAWEMARAGLGICIMDQAVAKHYPGMVRILPDMPPVTYPVWLTTHREIHTSPRIRLVFDILADVFARP from the coding sequence ATGGATAAGCCATTTGACTGGAACCGGATGCGCGCCTTTCTGGCCAGCGCCGAGGCTGGATCGCTCTCGGCTGGGGCCAAATCCATTGGTTCAACCCAACCCACGCTCAGCCGTCAGATCGCTGCATTGGAAGAAGAGCTGGACGTCATGCTGTTCGAAAGGGTCGGGCGGGGCCTGCAACTGACATTGGCGGGGCAAACCATGCTGACCCATGTGCGCGAAATGGGGGCCGCTGCGGACAAGGTGGCGCTGGCCGCAATCGGGCAGTCAACAACCATCGAGGGCGCGGTACGGATCACGGCGATCAACCTGCTATCGGTGACATATCTTCCAGCGGCCTTGGCCAAAATCCGGGCCGCCGCCCCGCGATTACGGATTGATGTCATTGCCACCAACGATATCCGTGATCTGATGCGGCGCGAGGCGGATATCGCCATCCGCCATGTGCGCCCGGATCAACCTGATCTGGTCGCCCGTCTGCTGCGCGAGGCGCAGGCGTCCCTTTATGCGTCCGAAGGATATGTACAGGCACACGGTCTGCCGCAAACACCCGCGGATCTGGCCAACCACGACTTTGTTGCATTCGGCGATCCAACAGAATTGCTGGGCTATCTGACCGATCTCGGCCTGCCGATCACCCTCGACAATCTCATGATCGGGTCAGAAGACGGGCTGGTCGCGTGGGAAATGGCCCGGGCCGGGCTGGGCATTTGCATCATGGATCAGGCGGTCGCCAAACACTATCCCGGGATGGTCCGCATTCTGCCCGACATGCCACCGGTCACCTACCCGGTCTGGCTGACCACCCATCGCGAAATCCATACCAGCCCGCGGATCAGGCTGGTCTTTGATATTCTGGCCGATGTGTTTGCCCGACCTTAG
- a CDS encoding Lrp/AsnC ligand binding domain-containing protein, with translation MNCVFIQIRCTPGKTYDVADAIALRELHSELYSTSGEYDLLLKLYIPDGEDVGKFINDKLLDIPNIERSLTTLTFRAF, from the coding sequence ATGAATTGCGTCTTTATCCAGATCCGCTGCACACCCGGTAAAACATACGATGTGGCCGATGCGATTGCCCTGCGCGAATTGCATTCAGAGCTTTATTCGACAAGCGGCGAATACGATCTGCTGCTTAAGCTGTATATTCCGGATGGTGAGGATGTCGGCAAATTCATCAATGACAAGCTGCTCGACATCCCCAATATTGAACGCTCTCTCACGACCCTGACATTCAGGGCGTTTTGA
- a CDS encoding GNAT family N-acetyltransferase: protein MAFEIRRAMTQDAAAFVACIDAAYAPHIDRGLDLPPVGAGIADDIQTHSVWVATQNGVVRGGIVLVLAAAAHIANLAVHPAAGGQGIAKTLIGQAISAARSAGYDRVQLATHAEMTATQAVYLRLGWTEAGRDGNKVYFEYRLNDA from the coding sequence ATGGCATTTGAAATCCGGCGAGCGATGACACAGGATGCGGCGGCGTTTGTGGCCTGCATTGACGCCGCTTACGCCCCCCATATTGATCGTGGCCTTGATCTACCCCCTGTCGGTGCCGGCATTGCGGACGATATCCAAACCCATTCGGTCTGGGTTGCCACACAAAACGGCGTGGTCCGAGGCGGCATCGTCCTTGTGCTGGCTGCGGCTGCCCATATCGCCAATCTCGCGGTTCATCCCGCGGCAGGCGGGCAGGGGATCGCAAAGACCCTGATCGGTCAGGCAATATCGGCGGCCCGGTCGGCTGGATATGACAGAGTTCAGCTTGCAACCCACGCGGAAATGACTGCCACACAGGCCGTTTATTTGCGTCTGGGCTGGACCGAGGCTGGCCGTGATGGCAACAAGGTCTACTTTGAGTATCGACTGAATGACGCATGA
- a CDS encoding methyltransferase domain-containing protein, with translation MNRTAAFWDKIAPKYAKSPVTDQASYDYTLGRTRSYLQATDRVLELGCGTGSTALLLAPAVTHILATDISGAMIEIARDKAREANIANITFARTDDATPEPPYDVIMAFNLFHLLDDMQQTFAQTHAQLKPGGYFISKTPCLRQLNRNPKSWLILVMVKLVIPLMRLFGKAPAVRVFPIRQLEDAITRAGFEIIESSNHPKGPPPARYIVARKR, from the coding sequence ATGAACAGAACTGCTGCATTCTGGGACAAGATTGCCCCCAAATACGCAAAATCCCCTGTAACCGATCAGGCCTCGTACGATTACACGCTTGGCCGCACCCGCAGCTACCTGCAAGCCACTGATCGGGTGTTAGAACTGGGCTGCGGTACCGGATCAACCGCCTTGCTGTTGGCGCCCGCAGTGACGCATATCCTTGCAACTGATATTTCAGGCGCCATGATCGAGATTGCCCGCGACAAGGCCCGGGAAGCCAATATCGCCAATATCACCTTTGCGCGGACGGATGATGCAACGCCCGAACCACCCTATGATGTGATCATGGCGTTCAACCTGTTTCATCTGCTGGACGATATGCAGCAAACCTTTGCCCAGACCCACGCACAGTTGAAACCGGGGGGTTATTTTATCTCAAAGACGCCATGTTTGCGGCAGTTGAACCGCAATCCCAAAAGCTGGCTGATCCTGGTAATGGTCAAATTGGTGATCCCCCTCATGCGCTTGTTTGGTAAGGCACCTGCCGTGCGGGTTTTTCCCATTCGCCAACTTGAAGACGCCATCACCCGCGCCGGTTTCGAGATCATTGAAAGCAGCAATCACCCCAAAGGCCCACCGCCGGCCCGCTATATTGTGGCCCGCAAGCGGTGA
- the pheT gene encoding phenylalanine--tRNA ligase subunit beta: MKFTLSWLKHHLETTATVDQITEALTDLGLEVEGVENPIARLADFTIGHVKSAEKHPDADKLKVCQVETKDGLTQIICGAPNARAGITVVIASPGTYVPGIDTTIGVGKIRGVESYGMMCSEREMELSDEHDGIIELPSGEVGDLFTDWLVEHDPDKVDPVIEIAITPNRPDALGVRGVARDLAARGLGSLKPCDVPVVPAGFVADMKVSIDDDTLDGCPIFCGRLIKGVKNGPSPDWLQNQLRAIGLRPISFLVDVTNWFTYDLNRPLHVFDADKVQGNLRVHRAAGGETITALDDKAYALQKGQMVISDDNGPESIAGIMGGAATGCTADTVNVFVESAYWDPVQIAYAGRALKINSDARYRFERGVDPAFTPEGLEHAVRMIVDHAGGEASELIQAGAVPDTARAYPLDAARVISLVGMDIPEAAQRQSLTALGFKLEGDMVHVPSWRPDVQGQADLVEEVARIASLTKLKGKPLPRIHAGVPKPILTPGQSRQQMARRTAASLGYNECVTYSFIDQTAATLFGGGDNATMLENPISSEMSHMRPNLLPGLLRAAARNQARGFMDMALFEVGAGFHGGEPGEQHTLVSGILIGRTGPKDTHGASRPVDVYDAKADAEAILSAIGAPAKVQILRGAPDWWHPGRHGKICLGPKKVLGLFGELHPKVLREMDIKGPAVGFTIWPDEVPLPRTKSATRPALTATDLQAVERDFAFVVDADVEALTLVNAAAGADKALISDVRVFDEFIGGSLGEGKKSLAVTVRLQPIDKTLKDADIEAVSAKIVEKVGKATGGSLRG; encoded by the coding sequence ATGAAATTCACCCTGTCATGGTTGAAACACCATCTGGAAACCACCGCCACCGTGGATCAGATCACCGAAGCATTGACCGATCTGGGTCTTGAGGTTGAGGGCGTCGAAAACCCCATCGCTCGGCTGGCCGATTTCACCATTGGCCATGTGAAGTCAGCCGAAAAGCATCCTGATGCGGACAAGCTTAAGGTCTGTCAGGTCGAAACCAAGGATGGGCTGACCCAGATCATCTGCGGTGCACCCAATGCGCGCGCAGGCATCACCGTCGTTATCGCATCGCCCGGTACTTACGTTCCCGGGATCGACACGACCATCGGGGTTGGCAAGATCCGCGGCGTGGAAAGCTATGGGATGATGTGCTCGGAACGCGAGATGGAGCTGTCAGACGAACATGATGGCATCATCGAGTTGCCTTCCGGCGAGGTCGGTGACCTGTTCACCGATTGGCTGGTCGAACATGACCCCGACAAGGTTGATCCGGTGATCGAGATTGCGATCACGCCCAACCGCCCCGATGCGCTGGGCGTACGCGGCGTGGCCCGGGATTTGGCCGCCCGCGGTCTCGGCAGCTTGAAACCTTGCGACGTCCCGGTTGTTCCCGCCGGTTTTGTTGCGGATATGAAAGTGTCAATTGATGACGATACGCTTGATGGATGTCCAATTTTCTGTGGTCGTTTGATCAAGGGCGTCAAGAACGGTCCTAGCCCCGACTGGCTGCAAAACCAGCTGCGCGCCATCGGTCTGCGTCCGATCAGCTTTCTGGTCGATGTCACCAACTGGTTCACATATGATCTGAACCGGCCGCTGCATGTATTTGACGCCGACAAGGTCCAGGGCAATCTGCGGGTCCATCGGGCCGCGGGCGGCGAGACGATTACCGCCCTCGATGACAAGGCCTATGCGCTGCAAAAGGGCCAGATGGTGATCTCGGACGATAACGGCCCTGAAAGCATCGCGGGTATCATGGGCGGGGCCGCGACGGGCTGCACGGCGGACACGGTTAATGTCTTTGTTGAAAGCGCCTATTGGGACCCCGTACAGATCGCCTATGCCGGGCGCGCGTTAAAGATCAATTCGGATGCGCGGTATCGGTTCGAACGGGGTGTTGATCCCGCCTTTACCCCCGAAGGGTTGGAACACGCGGTGCGCATGATTGTTGATCATGCGGGCGGCGAGGCGTCAGAGCTGATCCAGGCTGGCGCAGTACCGGACACAGCCCGCGCCTATCCGCTGGATGCAGCGCGTGTGATTTCGTTGGTCGGCATGGATATCCCCGAAGCTGCGCAACGTCAGTCGCTGACCGCGCTGGGCTTTAAGTTGGAAGGCGACATGGTGCATGTCCCGTCCTGGCGCCCGGATGTGCAGGGTCAGGCAGACCTTGTTGAGGAGGTCGCACGGATTGCATCCTTGACCAAGTTGAAGGGCAAGCCGCTGCCGCGCATTCACGCAGGTGTCCCGAAGCCGATTTTGACGCCCGGCCAGTCTCGGCAGCAAATGGCCCGGCGCACGGCTGCCTCGCTTGGGTATAATGAATGCGTCACCTACAGCTTTATTGATCAGACGGCCGCCACGCTGTTTGGCGGGGGTGACAATGCGACGATGCTGGAAAATCCGATCAGTTCGGAAATGTCGCATATGCGTCCGAACCTTTTGCCCGGTCTTTTGCGCGCCGCAGCCCGCAATCAGGCCCGGGGCTTTATGGATATGGCCTTGTTCGAGGTTGGCGCGGGCTTTCATGGCGGTGAGCCCGGTGAACAGCACACGCTGGTATCCGGCATCCTGATTGGACGCACCGGGCCGAAGGACACGCATGGCGCCTCTCGCCCTGTTGATGTCTATGACGCCAAGGCCGATGCTGAAGCGATCCTGTCAGCCATCGGCGCCCCGGCAAAGGTGCAGATTTTGCGCGGCGCCCCCGATTGGTGGCATCCGGGCCGACATGGCAAGATTTGCCTTGGCCCCAAGAAAGTGCTGGGACTGTTTGGCGAGTTGCACCCAAAAGTGCTGCGCGAAATGGATATCAAGGGTCCAGCCGTCGGTTTCACAATCTGGCCTGATGAGGTTCCGCTACCCCGCACCAAATCGGCCACTCGACCTGCGTTGACGGCCACGGATTTGCAGGCGGTCGAGCGTGATTTTGCATTTGTCGTCGATGCCGATGTCGAGGCGCTGACGCTTGTGAATGCCGCTGCAGGTGCGGATAAGGCGTTGATTTCCGATGTCCGCGTGTTTGACGAATTCATTGGCGGCAGCCTTGGCGAGGGTAAGAAATCGCTCGCTGTGACCGTGCGTTTGCAGCCGATCGACAAGACGCTGAAAGATGCCGATATCGAGGCCGTCAGCGCGAAAATCGTCGAAAAGGTGGGTAAGGCGACCGGTGGCAGTTTGCGCGGCTAG
- a CDS encoding glutathione S-transferase N-terminal domain-containing protein, translating to MTELSAFPVTERWPAKDPSIIQLYSYPTPNGVKVSIALEEMELAYEPHLVTLSDTDVKSEAFLSLNPNNKIPAIIDPNGPDGPVGIFESGAILLYLAEKTGKFLGTTASDKAHVTQWLMFQMGGLGPMLGQLGYFTKFAGAEIEDPRPRTRFKDEAIRLLAVVDKQLDGRDWIVGDYSIADMAIAPWINALEFYGTKDLLGYHDLKNVPAYVDRFFARPAAAKGRGIPDPS from the coding sequence ATGACCGAACTGTCTGCTTTTCCTGTCACCGAACGCTGGCCTGCCAAGGATCCTTCGATCATTCAGCTTTATTCATACCCGACGCCGAATGGGGTAAAGGTCTCCATCGCGCTGGAAGAGATGGAGCTGGCCTACGAACCCCATCTGGTCACGCTCAGCGATACCGACGTCAAAAGTGAGGCGTTTTTGTCCCTGAACCCGAATAACAAGATACCGGCCATCATTGATCCAAATGGGCCAGACGGACCGGTGGGGATTTTTGAAAGCGGGGCGATCCTGCTCTATCTGGCCGAGAAGACTGGCAAGTTTCTGGGCACAACGGCATCTGACAAGGCACATGTGACACAATGGCTGATGTTCCAGATGGGCGGATTGGGGCCGATGCTTGGGCAGCTTGGATATTTCACCAAATTTGCGGGCGCAGAGATTGAGGATCCACGTCCGCGGACGCGCTTTAAGGATGAAGCCATCCGGCTTCTGGCTGTGGTGGACAAGCAACTGGACGGGCGCGACTGGATTGTCGGGGATTACTCAATCGCGGATATGGCGATCGCGCCATGGATCAACGCGCTGGAATTCTATGGCACCAAGGATCTGCTGGGCTATCACGATCTGAAAAACGTACCGGCCTATGTCGACCGGTTCTTCGCGCGGCCTGCAGCGGCCAAAGGCCGGGGGATTCCCGATCCGTCGTAG